A genomic segment from Drosophila miranda strain MSH22 chromosome 3, D.miranda_PacBio2.1, whole genome shotgun sequence encodes:
- the LOC108159016 gene encoding patronin isoform X39, with protein MDAAESQEIRQARQRASVKWLLSKAFNNRVPDNLKEPFYRDHENQERLKPQIIVELGNATLYCQTLSNLYSDPNYQSLNHWSIIQTLARKGVPVAESSDMPITETVLIQTNPLRINAHMSVIESLMVLYAKEISSGDRIMSAIRRISGSNYQTPPGQTYEQALLAWISHACAALKKRIIKEVETGLPDENGTRLQTPDIPPVRDFQDLCDGICLALLIAYYCPKVVPWTMVRINYLPAVEDSIHNILLVSNFSQKHLPYGVFHMTPEDVTFMRGSMKLNLVLLLTDLFNLFEIHPAKCVCYPGMDGQDVIARRTLGANEHGICHRRGLTMQPVMPIPDLRSDLDQPPVGSPSNRPPFQVPHSNSFSGGLNRRSTPPNEHQQQQQQHQQAVVQANSNHFDGNQGEAFVVHKSRGITTLSSMHSQQQQQHHHQQQHQQQQQFHQQQQSQLQQQLQQQQQQQQQQQQEPLVPARLRQAKEKTNVESKADERGDFVAAGRPSNWEQSRRPSFAGRRSRRNSSSEDSQLTIENFGGSQDQLNTLGGRFDRDRERDRDRDRERKLSNTSIAEPAVAVRSSIADARGTLQLGYDTDSGSEKQDRETEKYSMRRQASVDNVPTVSAHNLSNASSPLPQARNKQHSSDKDYSHSVADTYNDARSSAYDPESTPVRKSSTSSMPASPAAWQLDVGDEDMRSLENASKLSTIRMKLEEKRRRIEQDKRKIEMALLRHQEKEDLESCPEVMKWETMSNESKRTPDMDPVDLDKYQAYNAPVSAYSSRPPSRDPYQQQQHQQQHQQQQQQPMAMPQPMQFVNEHGQYMSPPQPSHYQPQSIYSDNGAPYNNHSPHYGAAAPPQYRSSVVFDDYGQPTNHFYLHESSPQAQPQVHPQRRTWAHSAAAAAYEQQQQIQQPMVDVNAWQSQQQQQQHHQQQKKAQQPWMNRPPSSAGGAAQGSFMLHQNGGGGGGGGGGELQHLFQVQASPQHSQRQLGGGANGVQRQQSLTNLRDNRSPKSQHQPQTMGMAMQQEDMMAPQSICFIGDEEDVDEVERNIIESMQATRISDFVLQQQQQQQHHQQQLQLQQQQQRLQGGRGSSSEDYDSGEMISNKLNITSGNLTYRIPSPSRPSIQANSFQDPRDCEDQPAEKGFYISFDDDQPKRPKPPLRAKRSPKKEALPLGDSSSSSRDRDRDSVDHQTLLKRESLSQLHNNNNNNGSEDGHKSAGANRHSIHGLNHSNSVKSPGNATYNKYTDEAPIQLRHLAVSGSDPFGHEPHPHPQPMQQQPMSPTRIQQSNNSAEAAKNKALVIGADATNLDPESVDEMERRKEKIMLLSLQRRQQQEEAKARKEIEASQKREKEREKEEERARKKEDQMARRAAILEQHRLKKAIEEAEREGKTLDRPDLHVKLQPQSSSATNPRLRQQRTTRPRPKTIHVDDASVDISEASSISSRGKKGSSSNLTEPAAVERGRTLSRISVAKGSTLNFRGRKSNSLMNLCDTDSGLGRATPPRRAPSPGMGASGPKLYKQPAAKSNRGIILNAVEYCVFPGAVNREAKQKVLEKIARSEAKHFLVLFRDAGCQFRALYSYMPESGDQVTKLYGTGPSQVDEVMFDKFFKYNSGGKCFSQVHTKHLTVTIDAFTIHNSLWQGKRVQLPSKKDMALVI; from the exons ATGGATGCCGCCGAATCACAGGAAATACGACAG GCTCGTCAACGTGCTTCCGTCAAGTGGCTGCTCTCGAAGGCCTTCAACAATCGTGTGCCGGACAACCTGAAGGAGCCCTTCTATCGCGACCATGAGAATCAGGAGCGCCTCAAGCCCCAGATCATTGTGGAGCTGGGCAACGCCACGCTGTACTGCCAGACGTTGTCCAATCTGTACTCAGATCCCAACTACCAAAGCTTGAATCACTGGTCAATAATACAGACGCTAGCGCGCAAGGGTGTCCCGGTGGCCGAGTCCTCGGACATGCCCATTACCGAAACGGTATTAATTCAAACGAATCCGTTGCGAATT AACGCCCACATGTCTGTGATAGAATCGCTGATGGTTTTGTATGCCAAGGAGATATCATCGGGTGACCGCATCATGTCGGCCATCAGAAG AATATCTGGCAGCAATTACCAGACGCCTCCTGGCCAAACGTATGAGCAAGCTCTGCTGGCTTGGATTTCGCATGCCTGCGCGGCTCTGAAGAAGCGCATCATCAAGGAGGTGGAGACAGGGCTGCCCGATGAGAAT GGCACGCGTCTGCAGACGCCGGACATACCGCCAGTGAGGGACTTCCAGGATCTGTGCGATGGCATCTGCCTGGCGCTGCTCATCGCCTACTACTGCCCCAAGGTGGTGCCCTGGACGATGGTGCGCATCAACTATCTGCCGGCTGTCGAGGACTCCATACACAATATCCTGCTCGTGAGCAATTTCTCACAGAAGCATCTGCCATATGGCGTCTTCCACATGACGCCCGAGGATGTGACCTTCATGAGGGG ATCGATGAAACTGAATCTGGTACTGCTGCTCACGGATCTGTTCAATCTGTTCGAGATACATCCGGCGAAGTGTGTCTGCTACCCGGGCATGGATGGTCAGG ATGTCATCGCCCGGCGCACCTTGGGCGCCAATGAGCACGGAATCTGCCACCGACGGGGCCTCACAATGCAGCCCGTTATGCCCATACCCGATCTCCGCAGCGATCTCGACCAGCCGCCCGTTGGCTCGCCCTCGAATCGGCCGCCATTTCAAG TTCCGCATTCGAATTCATTCAGCGGCGGCTTAAATCGCAGATCCACCCCGCCAAACgaacaccaacaacagcaacaacaacaccaacaggCGGTTGTTCAAGCAAATTCGAATCATTTCGATGGTAATCAAGGCGAAG CCTTCGTCGTGCACAAGTCGCGTGGCATCACCACACTCTCATCCATGCactcgcagcagcagcagcaacaccaccaccaacagcaacatcagcaacagcaacagttccaccagcagcagcagtcgcagctacagcaacagctacagcagcaacagcagcagcagcagcagcagcagcaggagcccTTGGTTCCGGCTCGCTTGCGTCAGGCTAAAGAAAAGACCAATGTCGAGTCCAAGGCGGATGAGAGAG GCGATTTTGTCGCTGCGGGTCGACCAAGTAACTGGGAACAGAGCCGTCGGCCAAGCTTTGCAG GGCGCCGCTCGCGCAGGAACTCCTCCAGCGAGGACTCCCAGCTGACCATCGAGAACTTTGGCGGCTCCCAGGATCAGCTGAACACGCTGGGAGGCAGATTCGATCGGGATCGCGAACGGGAccgagacagggacagggagcGGAAGTTGTCCAACACCAGCATAG CTGAACCCGCTGTGGCCGTGCGCTCCTCCATTGCCGATGCCCGGGGCACGCTGCAGCTTGGCTACGACACGGATTCGGGCTCGGAGAAGCAGGACCGCGAGACGGAGAAGTATTCAATGCGTCGGCAGGCGAG TGTCGACAATGTGCCCACGGTGTCGGCTCACAATCTATCGAATGCGAGCAGCCCCTTGCCACAGGCACGGAACAAGCAACATTCCAGCGACAAAGACTACAGCCACAGCGTGGCGGACACCTACAACGATGCCCGCTCCAGTGCCTACGATCCGGAGAGCACACCAGTGCGCAAGTCCTCCACCAGCAGCATGCCAGCGAGCCCCGCAGCCTGGCAGCTGGACGTGGGCGATGAGGACATGCGCTCGCTGGAGAACGCCAGCAAGCTGTCCACCATACGCATGAAGCTGGAGGAGAAGCGTCGTCGCATTGAGCAGGACAAGCGGAAGATCGAAATGGCCCTGCTCAGGCACCAGGAGAAG GAGGATCTCGAATCTTGTCCGGAGGTTATGAAGTGGGAGACCATGAGTAATGAATCGAAGCGCACGCCGGACATGGATCCCGTTGACTTGGACAAGTACCAG GCCTACAATGCCCCAGTCAGTGCGTACAGCTCCCGTCCGCCCAGCCGCGATCCctaccagcagcaacaacatcagcagcaacaccagcagcagcagcagcagcccatgGCCATGCCCCAGCCGATGCAGTTCGTCAATGAGCACGGCCAGTACATGTCGCCGCCGCAGCCCTCCCACTACCAGCCGCAGAGCATCTACAGCGACAACGGAGCGCCCTACAACAACCACTCGCCGCACTACGGAGCGGCTGCTCCTCCGCAGTACAGGAGCAGTGTGGTCTTCGATGACTATGGCCAGCCCACGAACCACTTCTACCTGCATGAGTCCTCGCCACAGGCACAGCCACAGGTCCATCCCCAGCGCCGCACCTGGGCGCActcagcagcagccgccgcctacgagcagcagcagcagatacAGCAGCCGATGGTGGATGTGAATGCGTGGCAgtcacagcagcagcagcaacagcaccaccagcagcagaagaaggccCAGCAGCCCTGGATGAACAGGCCTCCCTCCAGCGCGGGAGGAGCGGCCCAGGGCAGCTTTATGCTGCACCAGAACGGGGGAGGaggtggtggcggcggcggaggcGAGCTCCAGCATCTGTTCCAGGTGCAGGCCTCGCCGCAGCACTCGCAGCGCCAGTTGGGTGGGGGGGCCAACGGGGTGCAGAGACAGCAATCACTGACCAATCTGCGCGACAATCGCTCGCCCAAGTCCCAGCACCAGCCGCAGACCATGGGTATGGCCATGCAGCAGGAGGACATGATGGCACCGCAGAGCATTTGCTTCATTGGCGACGAGGAGGATGTGGACGAGGTGGAGCGCAACATCATCGAGTCCATGCAGGCCACACGCATCTCGGACTTTGtgcttcagcagcagcagcaacagcaacatcaccagcagcaactgcaactgcagcagcagcagcagcgtctgCAAGGCGGAAGGGGCAGTAGTTCGGAGGACTACGACAGCGGCGAGATGATTTCCAACAAGCTGAACATCACCAGCGGCAATCTCACCTACCGCATACCCTCGCCCTCGCGCCCCTCCATTCAGGCCAACAGTTTCCAGGACCCGCGCGATTGCGAGGATCAGCCGGCTGAGAAGGGCTTCTACATCTCCTTCGACGACGACCAGCCCAAGCGGCCCAAGCCGCCGCTGCGCGCCAAGCGCTCGCCCAAGAAGGAGGCCCTTCCGTTgggcgacagcagcagcagcagccgcgacagggacagggacagcgTGGACCACCAGACTCTGCTCAAACGGGAGTCCCTAAGTCAACtgcacaacaacaataacaacaacggCAGCGAGGACGGCCACAAGTCAGCAGGGGCCAACAGGCACAGCATCCACGGCCTCAACCACTCCAACAGTGTCAAATCGCCCGGCAATGCCACCTACAACAAGTACACGGACGAGGCGCCCATCCAACTACGCCATCTGGCCGTATCGGGCTCGGATCCATTTGGCCacgagccacacccacacccacagcccatgcagcagcagcccatgTCACCCACGCGAATCCAGCAGAGCAACAACAGTGCCGAGGCGGCCAAGAACAAGGCGCTGGTGATTGGAGCCGACGCCACCAACCTAGATCCG GAGTCTGTGGATGAAATGGAGCGACGAAAAGAGAAGATCATGCTGCTGTCCCTGCAGCGGCgtcagcagcaggaggaggccAAGGCACGCAAGGAGATCGAGGCCTCGCAGAAGCGGGAAAAGGAGcgggagaaggaggaggagcgcgCACGCAAGAAGGAGGATCAAATGGCGCGACGAGCGGCCATATTGGAACAGCATAGACTCAAGAAAGCCATCGAAGAGGCCGAACGAGAG GGCAAAACCCTGGATCGGCCCGATCTGCATGTGAAACTGCAACCCCAGTCATCTAGTGCAACGAATCCGCGACTCCGGCAGCAGCGCACGACACGTCCCAGGCCCAAGACCATTCATGTGGACGATGCCAGTGTGGACATCAGTGAGGCTTCGAGCATCTCTAGTCGGGGCAAGAAGGGCTCCAGCTCGAATCTAACCG AGCCAGCAGCCGTCGAGCGGGGCCGCACTCTGTCGCGTATCTCCGTCGCTAAGGGGAGCACACTTAATTTCCGGGGCCGAAAGTCCAATTCGCTAATGAATCTGTGCG ACACAGATTCGGGACTGGGACGCGCCACACCGCCGAGGCGCGCACCCTCGCCTGGAATGGGCGCTTCAG GTCCAAAACTCTACAAGCAACCAGCGGCCAAATCCAATCGCGGCATTATACTGAATGCCGTCGAATACTGCGTCTTTCCGGGCGCCGTGAACCGTGAGGCCAAACAGAAAGTGCTCGAGAAGATAGCACGCTCGGAGGCGAAACACTTCCTAGTACTCTTCCGCGATGCGGGCTGCCAGTTCCGCGCCCTCTACAGCTACATGCCCGAGTCCGGGGACCAGGTGACCAAGCTGTACGGCACCGGACCTAGTCAAGTCGACGAAGTCATGTTCGATAAGTTCTTCAA ATACAACTCAGGGGGCAAGTGCTTCTCGCAAGTGCACACCAAGCATCTGACCGTCACCATCGACGCCTTCACAATACACAACTCGCTCTGGCAGGGTAAGCGGGTGCAGTTGCCCAGCAAAAAGGACATGGCGCTTGTTATCTAA
- the LOC108159016 gene encoding patronin isoform X10 — MDAAESQEIRQARQRASVKWLLSKAFNNRVPDNLKEPFYRDHENQERLKPQIIVELGNATLYCQTLSNLYSDPNYQSLNHWSIIQTLARKGVPVAESSDMPITETVLIQTNPLRINAHMSVIESLMVLYAKEISSGDRIMSAIRRISGSNYQTPPGQTYEQALLAWISHACAALKKRIIKEVETGLPDENGTRLQTPDIPPVRDFQDLCDGICLALLIAYYCPKVVPWTMVRINYLPAVEDSIHNILLVSNFSQKHLPYGVFHMTPEDVTFMRGSMKLNLVLLLTDLFNLFEIHPAKCVCYPGMDGQDVIARRTLGANEHGICHRRGLTMQPVMPIPDLRSDLDQPPVGSPSNRPPFQVPHSNSFSGGLNRRSTPPNEHQQQQQQHQQAVVQANSNHFDGNQGEAFVVHKSRGITTLSSMHSQQQQQHHHQQQHQQQQQFHQQQQSQLQQQLQQQQQQQQQQQQEPLVPARLRQAKEKTNVESKADERGDFVAAGRPSNWEQSRRPSFAGRRSRRNSSSEDSQLTIENFGGSQDQLNTLGGRFDRDRERDRDRDRERKLSNTSIAEPAVAVRSSIADARGTLQLGYDTDSGSEKQDRETEKYSMRRQASVDNVPTVSAHNLSNASSPLPQARNKQHSSDKDYSHSVADTYNDARSSAYDPESTPVRKSSTSSMPASPAAWQLDVGDEDMRSLENASKLSTIRMKLEEKRRRIEQDKRKIEMALLRHQEKEDLESCPEVMKWETMSNESKRTPDMDPVDLDKYQVGEQSIAIMNMNLQDIQQDIHRLATQQSQMQAQHLQAQQLLQAQQIANMLNQQQQTYGSQQHLSDHHYQQQQRPMQQSFGSSPHLPQAYNAPVSAYSSRPPSRDPYQQQQHQQQHQQQQQQPMAMPQPMQFVNEHGQYMSPPQPSHYQPQSIYSDNGAPYNNHSPHYGAAAPPQYRSSVVFDDYGQPTNHFYLHESSPQAQPQVHPQRRTWAHSAAAAAYEQQQQIQQPMVDVNAWQSQQQQQQHHQQQKKAQQPWMNRPPSSAGGAAQGSFMLHQNGGGGGGGGGGELQHLFQVQASPQHSQRQLGGGANGVQRQQSLTNLRDNRSPKSQHQPQTMGMAMQQEDMMAPQSICFIGDEEDVDEVERNIIESMQATRISDFVLQQQQQQQHHQQQLQLQQQQQRLQGGRGSSSEDYDSGEMISNKLNITSGNLTYRIPSPSRPSIQANSFQDPRDCEDQPAEKGFYISFDDDQPKRPKPPLRAKRSPKKEALPLGDSSSSSRDRDRDSVDHQTLLKRESLSQLHNNNNNNGSEDGHKSAGANRHSIHGLNHSNSVKSPGNATYNKYTDEAPIQLRHLAVSGSDPFGHEPHPHPQPMQQQPMSPTRIQQSNNSAEAAKNKALVIGADATNLDPESVDEMERRKEKIMLLSLQRRQQQEEAKARKEIEASQKREKEREKEEERARKKEDQMARRAAILEQHRLKKAIEEAEREGKTLDRPDLHVKLQPQSSSATNPRLRQQRTTRPRPKTIHVDDASVDISEASSISSRGKKGSSSNLTGYGQLSSNSMKRDYYRGSQDSLTVKESPDDYPSTSSTPIGRRGSYKTSREPAAVERGRTLSRISVAKGSTLNFRGRKSNSLMNLCDSGLGRATPPRRAPSPGMGASGPKLYKQPAAKSNRGIILNAVEYCVFPGAVNREAKQKVLEKIARSEAKHFLVLFRDAGCQFRALYSYMPESGDQVTKLYGTGPSQVDEVMFDKFFKYNSGGKCFSQVHTKHLTVTIDAFTIHNSLWQGKRVQLPSKKDMALVI; from the exons ATGGATGCCGCCGAATCACAGGAAATACGACAG GCTCGTCAACGTGCTTCCGTCAAGTGGCTGCTCTCGAAGGCCTTCAACAATCGTGTGCCGGACAACCTGAAGGAGCCCTTCTATCGCGACCATGAGAATCAGGAGCGCCTCAAGCCCCAGATCATTGTGGAGCTGGGCAACGCCACGCTGTACTGCCAGACGTTGTCCAATCTGTACTCAGATCCCAACTACCAAAGCTTGAATCACTGGTCAATAATACAGACGCTAGCGCGCAAGGGTGTCCCGGTGGCCGAGTCCTCGGACATGCCCATTACCGAAACGGTATTAATTCAAACGAATCCGTTGCGAATT AACGCCCACATGTCTGTGATAGAATCGCTGATGGTTTTGTATGCCAAGGAGATATCATCGGGTGACCGCATCATGTCGGCCATCAGAAG AATATCTGGCAGCAATTACCAGACGCCTCCTGGCCAAACGTATGAGCAAGCTCTGCTGGCTTGGATTTCGCATGCCTGCGCGGCTCTGAAGAAGCGCATCATCAAGGAGGTGGAGACAGGGCTGCCCGATGAGAAT GGCACGCGTCTGCAGACGCCGGACATACCGCCAGTGAGGGACTTCCAGGATCTGTGCGATGGCATCTGCCTGGCGCTGCTCATCGCCTACTACTGCCCCAAGGTGGTGCCCTGGACGATGGTGCGCATCAACTATCTGCCGGCTGTCGAGGACTCCATACACAATATCCTGCTCGTGAGCAATTTCTCACAGAAGCATCTGCCATATGGCGTCTTCCACATGACGCCCGAGGATGTGACCTTCATGAGGGG ATCGATGAAACTGAATCTGGTACTGCTGCTCACGGATCTGTTCAATCTGTTCGAGATACATCCGGCGAAGTGTGTCTGCTACCCGGGCATGGATGGTCAGG ATGTCATCGCCCGGCGCACCTTGGGCGCCAATGAGCACGGAATCTGCCACCGACGGGGCCTCACAATGCAGCCCGTTATGCCCATACCCGATCTCCGCAGCGATCTCGACCAGCCGCCCGTTGGCTCGCCCTCGAATCGGCCGCCATTTCAAG TTCCGCATTCGAATTCATTCAGCGGCGGCTTAAATCGCAGATCCACCCCGCCAAACgaacaccaacaacagcaacaacaacaccaacaggCGGTTGTTCAAGCAAATTCGAATCATTTCGATGGTAATCAAGGCGAAG CCTTCGTCGTGCACAAGTCGCGTGGCATCACCACACTCTCATCCATGCactcgcagcagcagcagcaacaccaccaccaacagcaacatcagcaacagcaacagttccaccagcagcagcagtcgcagctacagcaacagctacagcagcaacagcagcagcagcagcagcagcagcaggagcccTTGGTTCCGGCTCGCTTGCGTCAGGCTAAAGAAAAGACCAATGTCGAGTCCAAGGCGGATGAGAGAG GCGATTTTGTCGCTGCGGGTCGACCAAGTAACTGGGAACAGAGCCGTCGGCCAAGCTTTGCAG GGCGCCGCTCGCGCAGGAACTCCTCCAGCGAGGACTCCCAGCTGACCATCGAGAACTTTGGCGGCTCCCAGGATCAGCTGAACACGCTGGGAGGCAGATTCGATCGGGATCGCGAACGGGAccgagacagggacagggagcGGAAGTTGTCCAACACCAGCATAG CTGAACCCGCTGTGGCCGTGCGCTCCTCCATTGCCGATGCCCGGGGCACGCTGCAGCTTGGCTACGACACGGATTCGGGCTCGGAGAAGCAGGACCGCGAGACGGAGAAGTATTCAATGCGTCGGCAGGCGAG TGTCGACAATGTGCCCACGGTGTCGGCTCACAATCTATCGAATGCGAGCAGCCCCTTGCCACAGGCACGGAACAAGCAACATTCCAGCGACAAAGACTACAGCCACAGCGTGGCGGACACCTACAACGATGCCCGCTCCAGTGCCTACGATCCGGAGAGCACACCAGTGCGCAAGTCCTCCACCAGCAGCATGCCAGCGAGCCCCGCAGCCTGGCAGCTGGACGTGGGCGATGAGGACATGCGCTCGCTGGAGAACGCCAGCAAGCTGTCCACCATACGCATGAAGCTGGAGGAGAAGCGTCGTCGCATTGAGCAGGACAAGCGGAAGATCGAAATGGCCCTGCTCAGGCACCAGGAGAAG GAGGATCTCGAATCTTGTCCGGAGGTTATGAAGTGGGAGACCATGAGTAATGAATCGAAGCGCACGCCGGACATGGATCCCGTTGACTTGGACAAGTACCAGGTGGGTGAG CAAAGCATCGCCATCATGAACATGAATCTGCAGGATATCCAGCAGGATATCCACCGCCTGGCCACGCAGCAGAGCCAGATGCAGGCCCAGCACCTGCAGGCGCAGCAGCTCCTGCAGGCCCAGCAAATAGCCAATATGCTGAACCAG cagcaacagacgTATGGGTCGCAGCAGCACCTGTCTGACCACCactaccagcagcagcagagaccCATGCAGCAAAGCTTTGGCTCATCGCCGCATCTTCCGCAGGCCTACAATGCCCCAGTCAGTGCGTACAGCTCCCGTCCGCCCAGCCGCGATCCctaccagcagcaacaacatcagcagcaacaccagcagcagcagcagcagcccatgGCCATGCCCCAGCCGATGCAGTTCGTCAATGAGCACGGCCAGTACATGTCGCCGCCGCAGCCCTCCCACTACCAGCCGCAGAGCATCTACAGCGACAACGGAGCGCCCTACAACAACCACTCGCCGCACTACGGAGCGGCTGCTCCTCCGCAGTACAGGAGCAGTGTGGTCTTCGATGACTATGGCCAGCCCACGAACCACTTCTACCTGCATGAGTCCTCGCCACAGGCACAGCCACAGGTCCATCCCCAGCGCCGCACCTGGGCGCActcagcagcagccgccgcctacgagcagcagcagcagatacAGCAGCCGATGGTGGATGTGAATGCGTGGCAgtcacagcagcagcagcaacagcaccaccagcagcagaagaaggccCAGCAGCCCTGGATGAACAGGCCTCCCTCCAGCGCGGGAGGAGCGGCCCAGGGCAGCTTTATGCTGCACCAGAACGGGGGAGGaggtggtggcggcggcggaggcGAGCTCCAGCATCTGTTCCAGGTGCAGGCCTCGCCGCAGCACTCGCAGCGCCAGTTGGGTGGGGGGGCCAACGGGGTGCAGAGACAGCAATCACTGACCAATCTGCGCGACAATCGCTCGCCCAAGTCCCAGCACCAGCCGCAGACCATGGGTATGGCCATGCAGCAGGAGGACATGATGGCACCGCAGAGCATTTGCTTCATTGGCGACGAGGAGGATGTGGACGAGGTGGAGCGCAACATCATCGAGTCCATGCAGGCCACACGCATCTCGGACTTTGtgcttcagcagcagcagcaacagcaacatcaccagcagcaactgcaactgcagcagcagcagcagcgtctgCAAGGCGGAAGGGGCAGTAGTTCGGAGGACTACGACAGCGGCGAGATGATTTCCAACAAGCTGAACATCACCAGCGGCAATCTCACCTACCGCATACCCTCGCCCTCGCGCCCCTCCATTCAGGCCAACAGTTTCCAGGACCCGCGCGATTGCGAGGATCAGCCGGCTGAGAAGGGCTTCTACATCTCCTTCGACGACGACCAGCCCAAGCGGCCCAAGCCGCCGCTGCGCGCCAAGCGCTCGCCCAAGAAGGAGGCCCTTCCGTTgggcgacagcagcagcagcagccgcgacagggacagggacagcgTGGACCACCAGACTCTGCTCAAACGGGAGTCCCTAAGTCAACtgcacaacaacaataacaacaacggCAGCGAGGACGGCCACAAGTCAGCAGGGGCCAACAGGCACAGCATCCACGGCCTCAACCACTCCAACAGTGTCAAATCGCCCGGCAATGCCACCTACAACAAGTACACGGACGAGGCGCCCATCCAACTACGCCATCTGGCCGTATCGGGCTCGGATCCATTTGGCCacgagccacacccacacccacagcccatgcagcagcagcccatgTCACCCACGCGAATCCAGCAGAGCAACAACAGTGCCGAGGCGGCCAAGAACAAGGCGCTGGTGATTGGAGCCGACGCCACCAACCTAGATCCG GAGTCTGTGGATGAAATGGAGCGACGAAAAGAGAAGATCATGCTGCTGTCCCTGCAGCGGCgtcagcagcaggaggaggccAAGGCACGCAAGGAGATCGAGGCCTCGCAGAAGCGGGAAAAGGAGcgggagaaggaggaggagcgcgCACGCAAGAAGGAGGATCAAATGGCGCGACGAGCGGCCATATTGGAACAGCATAGACTCAAGAAAGCCATCGAAGAGGCCGAACGAGAG GGCAAAACCCTGGATCGGCCCGATCTGCATGTGAAACTGCAACCCCAGTCATCTAGTGCAACGAATCCGCGACTCCGGCAGCAGCGCACGACACGTCCCAGGCCCAAGACCATTCATGTGGACGATGCCAGTGTGGACATCAGTGAGGCTTCGAGCATCTCTAGTCGGGGCAAGAAGGGCTCCAGCTCGAATCTAACCG GCTACGGTCAACTAAGCTCAAATTCAATGAAAAGAGATTATTACAGGGGCTCGCAAGACTCCCTCACAGTGAAAG AGTCACCCGATGATTATCCCAGTACAAGTTCAACTCCGATTGGGCGACGGGGATCCTATAAAACTTCCAGAG AGCCAGCAGCCGTCGAGCGGGGCCGCACTCTGTCGCGTATCTCCGTCGCTAAGGGGAGCACACTTAATTTCCGGGGCCGAAAGTCCAATTCGCTAATGAATCTGTGCG ATTCGGGACTGGGACGCGCCACACCGCCGAGGCGCGCACCCTCGCCTGGAATGGGCGCTTCAG GTCCAAAACTCTACAAGCAACCAGCGGCCAAATCCAATCGCGGCATTATACTGAATGCCGTCGAATACTGCGTCTTTCCGGGCGCCGTGAACCGTGAGGCCAAACAGAAAGTGCTCGAGAAGATAGCACGCTCGGAGGCGAAACACTTCCTAGTACTCTTCCGCGATGCGGGCTGCCAGTTCCGCGCCCTCTACAGCTACATGCCCGAGTCCGGGGACCAGGTGACCAAGCTGTACGGCACCGGACCTAGTCAAGTCGACGAAGTCATGTTCGATAAGTTCTTCAA ATACAACTCAGGGGGCAAGTGCTTCTCGCAAGTGCACACCAAGCATCTGACCGTCACCATCGACGCCTTCACAATACACAACTCGCTCTGGCAGGGTAAGCGGGTGCAGTTGCCCAGCAAAAAGGACATGGCGCTTGTTATCTAA